A portion of the Echeneis naucrates chromosome 5, fEcheNa1.1, whole genome shotgun sequence genome contains these proteins:
- the LOC115043466 gene encoding leucine-rich repeat neuronal protein 1-like → MALRSQPWPPLIWLCMGLLLSFLSPINGKECPCLCVCEIRPWFTPQSTYKEATTVDCNDLRLTHIPTNLSTDTQVLLLQSNAISHTSGELEALFNLTELDLSQNNFSTVEAVGLTSMNHLTTLHLEENQISQLPDHCMGNLSNLQELYINHNQINSISPQAFAGLRSLLRLHLNSNRLHVIDSRWFEETPNLEILMIGENPVIGLLDMNFKPLGSLRSLVLAGMDLTDVPANAFVGLDNLESISFYDNKLVRIPQLALQKVPNLKFLDLNKNPVRKIQEGDFRNMLRLKELGINNMMELVTIDRYALDNLPELTKLEATNNPKLSYVHRLAFRDMPSLESLMLNNNALSALYQNVVEVLPNLREISLHSNPLRCDCVIQWMSSNRTTIRFMEPLAMLCSSPIELRGQRVRELRLLEFPEQCLPLISHNTFPSHLNLELGMSVSLDCRAMAEPEPEIYWVTPLGAKITIDTVSERYHLSSEGTLRLSHVQVEDSGRYTCVAQNAEGADTRVATVRVNGTLLDSAQVMKIFVKQTESHSILVSWKVNSNVMSSNLKWASATMKIDNPHITYTARVPVDVHEYNLTHLQPATEYEVCLTVSNVHLQTHKSCVNVTTRSATFSLDLSDQHPSAAVLAVMATMLAFLSLATVGVYMARRWKRKNYHHSLKKYMLKTSSIPLNELYPPLINLWEADGEKDKDGSTEGKPSPVDTTRSYYMW, encoded by the coding sequence ATGGCACTCAGATCTCAGCCCTGGCCTCCTTTAATCTGGTTGTGCATGGGATTGCTTCTATCCTTTCTGTCACCCATCAATGGAAAAGAATGcccctgtttgtgtgtatgtgagatcCGCCCTTGGTTCACCCCACAGTCGACCTACAAGGAGGCAACTACAGTGGACTGCAATGACTTAAGGCTCACCCACATCCCTACCAACCTGTCAACAGACACCCAGGTGTTACTGCTTCAAAGCAATGCCATCTCACACACTAGCGGAGAACTGGAAGCCCTGTTCAACCTGACTGAGCTGGATCTTTCTCAGAACAACTTCAGCACTGTGGAAGCAGTAGGCCTCACAAGCATGAACCACCTAACCACTCTTCATTTGGAGGAGAACCAGATCAGTCAGCTGCCAGACCACTGCATGGGGAACCTGTCCAACCTCCAGGAGCTCTACATCAACCACAATCAGATAAATTCCATCTCTCCTCAGGCCTTTGCCGGCCTGCGCAGCCTGTTGCGCCTTCATCTCAACTCTAACCGGCTGCATGTCATTGACAGCCGTTGGTTTGAAGAAACTCCTAACCTTGAGATACTCATGATTGGGGAGAACCCAGTCATTGGCCTCCTCGACATGAATTTTAAGCCTCTTGGAAGCCTGAGGAGTCTGGTTTTGGCTGGCATGGACCTTACTGATGTACCAGCAAATGCATTTGTAGGTTTGGATAACCTAGAAAGCATTTCTTTCTATGATAACAAACTGGTTCGAATTCCTCAACTGGCCCTTCAGAAAGTTCCCAATCTGAAATTCTTGGACTTAAACAAAAACCCAGTTCGCAAAATACAGGAAGGAGACTTCAGGAACATGCTTCGTCTGAAGGAGTTGGGAATCAACAATATGATGGAGCTAGTGACCATTGACCGATATGCTCTTGACAACCTACCAGAACTGACAAAGTTGGAGGCAACAAACAACCCTAAACTGTCTTATGTACACAGACTGGCCTTTAGAGATATGCCATCCCTGGAAAGTCTGATGCTTAACAATAATGCCCTCAGTGCCCTTTACCAGAACGTGGTGGAGGTGTTGCCTAACTTGCGGGAGATCAGTCTACACAGCAACCCGTTGCGCTGTGACTGTGTCATTCAGTGGATGAGCTCTAACAGGACCACAATACGCTTCATGGAGCCCTTGGCTATGCTGTGCAGCTCCCCAATAGAACTCAGGGGCCAGCGGGTACGAGAGCTGAGGCTGTTAGAGTTCCCAGAGCAGTGCCTCCCCCTCATATCCCACAACACCTTCCCCAGCCACCTGAACCTGGAACTGGGCATGAGTGTCAGTCTGGACTGCCGGGCCATGGCGGAGCCAGAGCCAGAGATCTACTGGGTGACTCCTCTTGGGGCGAAAATTACTATAGACACTGTGTCAGAGCGATACCACCTGAGCAGTGAGGGGACTCTGCGGCTGTCCCATGTGCAGGTGGAGGATTCTGGTCGTTACACCTGTGTGGCCCAGAATGCAGAGGGGGCCGACACACGGGTTGCCACTGTACGTGTGAACGGCACCCTTCTAGACAGTGCCCAGGTCATGAAAATCTTTGTCAAGCAGACAGAGTCCCACTCCATCTTGGTGTCCTGGAAAGTCAACTCAAATGTTATGTCCTCCAATCTGAAGTGGGCCTCAGCCACCATGAAGATTGACAACCCGCACATCACCTACACAGCTCGAGTCCCTGTAGATGTTCACGAGTACAACCTCACACACCTCCAGCCTGCCACTGAGTACGAGGTATGCCTCACAGTCTCCAATGTCCACCTGCAGACGCACAAGTCTTGTGTTAACGTCACAACACGCAGCGCCACTTTTTCTCTGGATCTGTCAGACCAGCACCCAAGTGCCGCTGTACTTGCTGTCATGGCAACCATGCTGGCCTTCCTCAGTCTGGCCACTGTGGGCGTTTATATGGCCCGCAGATGGAAGAGGAAAAACTACCACCATTCACTGAAGAAGTACATGCTGAAGACCTCGTCCATCCCGCTCAACGAGCTTTACCCTCCTCTCATCAACCTGTGGGAGGCAGATGGCGAGAAGGACAAAGATGGCAGCACAGAGGGAAAGCCCTCCCCAGTTGACACCACACGTAGCTATTATATGTGGTGA